A portion of the Algimonas porphyrae genome contains these proteins:
- the parE gene encoding DNA topoisomerase IV subunit B — MPAARKDLTANGGDYSAKDIQVLEGLEPVRLRPGMYIGGTDDRALHHLFAEVIDNSMDEAVAGHATRIEVHLDADGFLSVTDNGRGIPVDPHPKYKNKSALEVIMTELHSGGKFNDGAYETSGGLHGVGVSVVNALSDVLEVEVAKNKQLYKMAFARGKPQGKLQKLGAINNRRGTTVRFHPDPEIFGKTAAFRAARLFQMARAKAYLQPGVEIRWSCDPSKIKEGSPTPTQAVFHFPDGLKDYLNETIGEKPTLMEIFAGRSKKDSGHGRVEWAVTWSPAGYGEADSFVRSYCNTVPTPGGGTHEQGMRAAITKGLRAHAELTGMGKKMSHVTPDDVMFGAGALVSAFIKQPEFQGQTKDRLSNSEAARLVESAMRDPFDHFLASRPNEAQKLMDWAIERADERLRRRKARDIKRKSATKKLRLPGKLADCSKKGSEDTELFIVEGDSAGGSAKQARDRKTQAILPLKGKILNVESATNAKIVANNEINDLCTALGIGLGKKFDLDDLRYERVIIMTDADVDGAHIAALLITFFYRMTPGLIQAGRLYMAMPPLYKMSAGGKTVYALDDLQRAELMETEFKDRKKVEIGRFKGLGEMNPAQLKVTTMDPATRTLARVVIDGEDTVTTESLINTLMGKKADLRFEYIQEHAQFADVAV; from the coding sequence ATGCCCGCAGCCCGCAAAGACCTGACTGCCAATGGGGGAGATTACTCCGCCAAGGACATTCAGGTTCTGGAAGGGCTGGAACCGGTTCGCCTTCGCCCAGGCATGTATATTGGCGGTACAGACGACCGCGCCTTGCACCATCTCTTCGCCGAAGTAATCGACAACAGCATGGACGAAGCCGTCGCCGGACATGCGACACGCATTGAAGTGCATCTTGACGCGGATGGCTTTCTGTCCGTGACCGATAATGGCCGCGGCATTCCGGTAGATCCACACCCCAAATATAAGAACAAATCCGCGCTGGAAGTCATTATGACCGAGCTGCATTCCGGCGGGAAATTCAACGATGGCGCCTATGAGACGTCCGGCGGACTGCACGGCGTCGGCGTGTCGGTCGTCAATGCGCTATCGGACGTTCTCGAAGTCGAAGTTGCCAAGAACAAGCAACTTTACAAGATGGCGTTCGCGCGCGGCAAACCACAAGGCAAACTGCAGAAGCTGGGCGCGATCAATAATCGTCGCGGTACGACTGTGCGCTTTCACCCTGACCCCGAGATTTTTGGCAAGACGGCGGCCTTCCGGGCGGCGCGCCTGTTCCAGATGGCGCGGGCCAAGGCCTATCTGCAGCCCGGCGTCGAAATCCGCTGGTCCTGCGATCCGTCGAAAATCAAGGAAGGCAGCCCGACCCCGACCCAAGCCGTGTTTCACTTTCCCGACGGCCTGAAAGACTATCTGAACGAGACGATCGGCGAGAAACCGACCCTGATGGAAATCTTTGCCGGACGGTCGAAAAAGGATAGCGGACATGGCCGCGTCGAATGGGCCGTCACGTGGAGCCCGGCGGGTTACGGCGAAGCGGACAGCTTCGTGCGGTCTTATTGCAATACTGTGCCGACCCCGGGCGGCGGAACGCATGAACAGGGCATGCGCGCGGCCATCACCAAGGGTTTGCGCGCCCATGCCGAGCTGACGGGCATGGGCAAGAAGATGAGCCATGTTACGCCCGACGATGTGATGTTCGGGGCGGGTGCGCTCGTCTCCGCCTTCATCAAACAACCTGAATTTCAGGGTCAGACCAAGGATCGTCTGTCCAACTCCGAAGCCGCCCGTCTGGTCGAGAGCGCCATGCGCGACCCATTCGATCATTTCCTCGCCTCCCGCCCGAACGAGGCGCAGAAGCTGATGGACTGGGCGATCGAGCGCGCAGACGAACGGCTTCGCCGCCGCAAGGCCCGCGATATCAAACGCAAATCGGCCACGAAGAAGCTCCGCCTGCCGGGCAAACTGGCTGACTGTTCGAAAAAGGGCAGCGAGGATACGGAACTCTTCATCGTCGAGGGCGATTCGGCGGGCGGATCCGCCAAGCAGGCGCGGGATCGCAAGACACAGGCGATCCTGCCGCTCAAGGGCAAGATCCTGAATGTAGAGAGCGCGACCAATGCCAAGATCGTTGCCAATAACGAAATTAACGATCTTTGCACTGCGCTCGGTATCGGGCTCGGCAAGAAATTCGATCTGGACGATCTGCGCTATGAACGCGTGATCATCATGACCGATGCCGATGTGGACGGCGCGCATATTGCGGCGTTGCTGATCACATTCTTCTACCGCATGACACCCGGTCTGATTCAGGCCGGTCGCCTCTATATGGCGATGCCGCCGCTCTACAAGATGAGTGCGGGCGGCAAGACGGTTTACGCGCTGGATGACCTGCAGCGCGCCGAGTTGATGGAAACAGAATTCAAGGACCGCAAGAAGGTCGAAATCGGTCGCTTCAAAGGCCTCGGCGAAATGAACCCGGCACAGCTGAAAGTCACGACCATGGACCCGGCCACGCGAACCCTCGCCCGTGTCGTGATCGACGGCGAGGACACGGTGACGACCGAGTCCCTGATCAACACCCTGATGGGCAAGAAAGCGGACCTGCGGTTCGAGTATATTCAAGAACACGCGCAGTTTGCAGATGTGGCGGTGTAG
- a CDS encoding MarR family winged helix-turn-helix transcriptional regulator, producing the protein MNRDHTDRLLGAVDAVLNRYLVEGADGQPRPLRYNPVDYQTLKRLETQPDSRATDIAGQLGVPATTMQSALDRLVRMGFLQKGNHPTDGRAKVYRLSEKGVALRHKIHRQDRANIKAMLNVLDVNEQDRFVEMMERIEAAVRR; encoded by the coding sequence AGACAGGCTGTTGGGGGCCGTGGATGCCGTGTTGAACCGCTACCTGGTTGAAGGGGCGGACGGACAGCCGCGTCCTCTGCGCTATAATCCGGTTGATTATCAGACGCTCAAGCGATTGGAGACGCAGCCTGACAGTCGGGCCACTGATATAGCGGGGCAACTCGGTGTTCCAGCGACGACCATGCAGTCAGCACTCGATCGGCTCGTGCGAATGGGCTTTTTGCAGAAAGGGAATCATCCGACCGATGGGCGCGCGAAAGTCTATCGCCTGTCGGAAAAAGGTGTGGCACTGCGTCACAAGATTCACAGGCAGGACCGCGCGAACATTAAGGCGATGCTGAATGTTCTGGATGTGAACGAGCAGGACCGGTTTGTAGAGATGATGGAGCGGATTGAAGCGGCCGTGCGCCGTTAA
- a CDS encoding MBL fold metallo-hydrolase, whose product MASTLLATGCATSESAPRAYAQCDVEFVILGIGQDGGAPQIDNHEDPAWTDPSLQLLAASAALVDHRSGNRYLFEATPDMREQLHRLETEVGAAKADLPMGLSGVFLTHAHIGHYAGLIFAGHESAGAKKLPVYAMPRMADYLSTNGPWDQLVRYDNIGLVPIRDGVETRLNAYLAVTPYQVPHRDEYSETVGFVVSGPTKRILFLPDIDDWDQWDRDHGHTIEAMLAKVDTAYLDATFFDDHELPGRDMSAIPHPRVTESMSRFEGLSRAERDKIRFFHLNHTNPARYPGSDAARTIRNRGYKVAKMGERVCLD is encoded by the coding sequence TTGGCAAGCACCCTGCTGGCGACAGGCTGCGCGACGTCAGAATCAGCACCCCGCGCATATGCACAGTGTGACGTCGAATTTGTCATCCTCGGCATCGGGCAGGATGGTGGCGCCCCGCAAATCGACAATCATGAGGATCCGGCGTGGACGGATCCATCGTTGCAGCTACTGGCTGCATCGGCAGCTTTGGTGGATCACCGTTCGGGAAATCGATATCTTTTCGAAGCTACGCCCGACATGCGTGAGCAACTCCACCGACTTGAAACGGAGGTTGGGGCCGCGAAAGCAGACCTGCCGATGGGCCTATCAGGGGTGTTCCTGACGCACGCCCATATTGGGCATTATGCCGGTCTGATCTTCGCCGGGCACGAATCTGCAGGAGCAAAAAAGCTTCCCGTCTATGCTATGCCCCGAATGGCAGACTATCTCTCCACGAATGGACCATGGGACCAGCTCGTCCGCTATGACAATATTGGCCTGGTACCGATCCGGGACGGTGTGGAAACGCGGCTGAACGCATATTTGGCTGTCACGCCTTACCAAGTTCCACACCGGGATGAATATTCAGAGACAGTCGGATTTGTGGTAAGCGGGCCAACCAAACGCATCCTGTTTCTTCCTGACATCGATGACTGGGATCAATGGGACCGCGACCATGGCCACACTATCGAGGCCATGTTGGCCAAGGTCGACACGGCCTATCTGGACGCAACCTTTTTCGATGATCATGAATTGCCCGGTCGCGACATGTCCGCCATTCCCCACCCGCGCGTGACAGAATCCATGTCCCGGTTCGAGGGTTTGTCGCGCGCGGAGCGCGACAAGATCCGGTTCTTCCACCTCAATCACACCAATCCTGCCCGCTACCCGGGCTCGGACGCCGCCAGAACTATCCGCAATCGCGGCTATAAGGTGGCCAAGATGGGCGAACGGGTCTGTCTGGATTAA